A section of the Methanosarcina mazei S-6 genome encodes:
- a CDS encoding LL-diaminopimelate aminotransferase produces MYSDRINALPPYLFAAIDEARDELIAKGVDVIDLGVGDPDLPTHPHIVEAMQKAVCDPGTHQYPSYAGMPEFRKAAAEWCRKYKGIEIDPATEVLSLIGSKEAVAHIPLAFVNPGDVVLYTEPGYPVYKIGTLFAGGEPYPLPLKAENSFLPDLDSIPEDVLKKSRLFFFNYPNNPTAATADMAFFEKVVKFCKKHDIIAVHDNAYCQMAYDGYEAPSFLAAEGAMDIGMELYSHSKTYNMTGWRLGFAVGNKDLIKGLGKVKSNVDSGVFDAIQIAGIAALSSPQDCVNETNKIYEERRNALIEGLTAMGLEVKPPKATFYIWAPVPKGFTSISFAKLLLEEAGIVATPGVGFGDAGEGYIRFALTKPVERIKEAVERMKKLQL; encoded by the coding sequence ATGTATTCAGACCGCATAAACGCATTACCCCCATACCTTTTTGCAGCTATCGATGAAGCAAGAGACGAATTAATTGCTAAGGGAGTGGACGTAATAGACCTTGGCGTGGGAGATCCCGACCTACCGACACACCCGCATATTGTTGAAGCCATGCAGAAGGCTGTCTGCGACCCCGGGACGCACCAGTACCCTTCTTATGCCGGGATGCCCGAATTCAGGAAGGCTGCGGCTGAATGGTGCAGGAAATATAAAGGAATTGAGATCGACCCCGCAACTGAAGTCCTTTCCCTGATAGGGTCAAAAGAAGCTGTGGCTCACATCCCGCTGGCTTTCGTCAATCCCGGAGATGTTGTGCTCTATACTGAGCCAGGGTATCCCGTATATAAGATCGGGACTCTTTTTGCAGGTGGAGAACCGTATCCTCTGCCCCTCAAGGCTGAAAATAGTTTCCTGCCTGACCTGGACTCAATCCCTGAAGATGTTCTGAAGAAATCCAGACTCTTCTTCTTTAATTACCCGAATAACCCAACTGCAGCAACTGCTGATATGGCGTTCTTTGAGAAAGTAGTAAAGTTCTGTAAAAAGCATGACATCATTGCCGTCCATGACAACGCGTACTGCCAGATGGCTTACGACGGCTACGAAGCACCTTCTTTCCTTGCAGCAGAAGGGGCTATGGACATCGGCATGGAACTCTATTCCCACTCGAAAACCTATAATATGACAGGCTGGAGACTAGGTTTTGCGGTAGGAAATAAAGACCTGATAAAAGGGCTCGGGAAAGTCAAATCCAATGTGGACTCAGGCGTCTTTGATGCAATCCAGATCGCAGGCATCGCAGCCCTCTCATCCCCCCAGGACTGCGTTAATGAAACAAACAAAATCTACGAAGAAAGGCGGAATGCTCTTATAGAGGGGCTAACTGCCATGGGCCTTGAAGTAAAGCCCCCTAAAGCCACATTTTATATCTGGGCTCCGGTCCCGAAAGGCTTCACTTCGATCAGTTTTGCAAAACTCCTGCTCGAAGAAGCCGGAATTGTAGCTACTCCGGGAGTGGGCTTTGGAGATGCCGGCGAAGGCTATATCAGGTTTGCACTCACAAAGCCGGTTGAAAGGATCAAAGAAGCTGTGGAAAGGATGAAAAAGCTACAGCTCTAA
- a CDS encoding UPF0280 family protein — translation MPEPARKPVKEPEEPAGTPIKEHFQLKETIVTIAACDRKYIEAAKEAIRTHRAVLETYILSDPYFQITLEPYECPKNAPEVVRRMIKAGNTIGIGPMSAVAGTISALAVEAMVKAGAKYAIVDNGGDIALINDRPVVVGIYSGQSPIRNLGLVFEPRDSITGVCTSAGTVGPSISFGMADAAAVFSDDVSLADAAATALGNEVGTGKEAVEISFRAIRGIPGIKGALVIQGEYIGMWGDLPEITRADVRYEYITKA, via the coding sequence ATGCCAGAGCCCGCAAGAAAACCTGTTAAAGAACCCGAAGAACCTGCCGGAACCCCGATAAAAGAACATTTCCAGCTCAAAGAAACCATAGTTACTATCGCAGCCTGCGACCGGAAATATATAGAAGCCGCAAAAGAAGCAATCCGCACCCACAGGGCGGTTCTTGAGACTTATATCCTTTCAGACCCCTATTTTCAGATCACACTCGAACCCTATGAATGCCCGAAAAATGCCCCTGAGGTCGTAAGGAGGATGATAAAAGCAGGAAACACGATAGGAATAGGGCCGATGAGTGCAGTTGCGGGCACTATCTCTGCCCTGGCAGTGGAAGCTATGGTAAAAGCCGGAGCAAAATATGCTATAGTAGACAACGGAGGAGATATCGCACTTATAAACGACAGGCCTGTTGTGGTCGGGATCTATTCGGGGCAGTCCCCTATCAGGAACCTGGGGCTTGTATTCGAACCGCGTGACTCTATAACGGGTGTTTGCACCTCTGCAGGCACAGTAGGACCTTCAATCAGCTTCGGGATGGCAGATGCAGCTGCTGTGTTTTCTGACGATGTTTCTCTTGCAGATGCGGCTGCAACAGCACTCGGGAACGAAGTGGGGACAGGAAAAGAGGCAGTAGAGATATCATTCAGGGCTATCAGGGGGATTCCGGGAATAAAAGGCGCGCTTGTGATCCAGGGGGAGTACATAGGCATGTGGGGAGACCTGCCAGAGATTACAAGGGCAGATGTCAGGTACGAATACATTACCAAGGCATAA
- a CDS encoding PAS domain S-box protein: protein MKKKLREPGAETTGNERVEDLLNQAEQYIRLENISSPSRKIKEKGLAEITDVQAVQSLMEDFYKLARIPMCLEDLEGNILVGVGWQDICIRYHRADPETCKRCIENSAKLAEGIAPGEFKLCRCRNSMWKMVTPIIVSDQHVGNIFSGHFFFDDEPLDYEFFRARAGKYGFNEKEYIEALEKVPRLSREAVNTGMSFFMKFASMVLQVSYSNFRLYQALEERNVLMNSLRESEEKCRSFLEAANEGIWIINAEDKTIYVNKKMSGMLGYTQQEMIGRPGWDFIDEKDRCVSEKIREKKHQDIDESHEFKFICKDGSPLWALVNTKSFFDRDGNFAGCIWMFTDITDRKQAEEALIRRENEFRTLAENSPDIIARYDRQKRYIYVNPAAAEPSGYSPEEIMGKNSIELGIDPETTKFWEESIENVFITGKPETIEFNYMSPEGKDYYFNTQLVPEFIDEKVNSVLAISRDITDKKIAEAKLKETLENLERLVRKRTAELEKAYYSLKESEKGLAEAQEMAHIGNWEWDIAANKTYWSEEMYHIFGRDTNRPAPVYTEHLNYIHPDDRDYFDSSTRKAGSEKTSSIEYRIVLDSGEERTVHMRAQAVFNEENIPIKVKGTVQDITERKKAEQTLVNLEIARKKEIHHRIKNNLQVISSLLDLQAENFSSKTCIKNSDVLNAFRESQDRIMSIALIHEELHEGGGNNALYFSPYLEKLVENLFQTYSLGNASISLYTDLEEDIFFDMDTAVPLGIIVNELVSNSLKHAFKGRSEGEIQIKLFKEGSGGEEKTESGMEKNKKRPAGKDTGTADTGYVLVVSDDGAGIPETINLENSDSLGLQLVNILVDQLEGEIELKRDNGTEFMIKINVRQGSLKSQAEEKNSQN from the coding sequence ATGAAGAAAAAGTTAAGAGAGCCTGGTGCCGAGACTACAGGAAATGAACGGGTGGAAGATCTTCTGAACCAGGCTGAACAATACATCAGGCTCGAGAACATTTCCTCACCTTCCCGGAAGATAAAAGAAAAAGGACTTGCTGAGATTACTGATGTTCAGGCGGTCCAGTCCCTCATGGAGGACTTTTATAAGCTTGCCCGCATCCCTATGTGCCTGGAAGACCTTGAAGGCAATATTCTGGTGGGCGTCGGCTGGCAGGATATCTGCATCAGGTACCACAGGGCAGATCCTGAGACCTGCAAACGCTGTATCGAAAATAGTGCGAAGTTGGCAGAAGGTATTGCGCCTGGAGAGTTTAAGCTGTGCAGGTGCAGAAACAGTATGTGGAAGATGGTAACCCCAATTATCGTCAGCGATCAGCATGTAGGCAATATTTTTTCAGGGCACTTCTTTTTTGATGATGAACCTCTGGATTATGAGTTTTTCCGAGCCAGGGCAGGAAAATATGGCTTTAATGAAAAGGAATACATAGAGGCTCTTGAAAAAGTCCCGAGGTTGAGCAGGGAAGCTGTAAACACAGGAATGTCCTTCTTCATGAAATTTGCCAGCATGGTCTTACAGGTAAGTTACAGCAATTTCAGGTTATATCAGGCTCTGGAAGAACGCAACGTACTGATGAATTCGCTGCGTGAGAGTGAGGAAAAATGCCGCAGTTTTTTAGAGGCAGCAAATGAAGGGATATGGATAATTAACGCTGAAGATAAGACCATTTATGTAAATAAAAAAATGTCCGGGATGCTGGGATATACTCAGCAAGAGATGATAGGCAGACCCGGGTGGGACTTCATAGATGAAAAAGACAGGTGTGTTTCCGAAAAGATCAGGGAAAAAAAGCATCAGGATATAGATGAAAGCCATGAATTCAAATTTATATGTAAAGATGGCTCTCCCTTATGGGCACTTGTTAATACCAAATCCTTTTTTGACAGGGACGGAAATTTTGCAGGCTGTATCTGGATGTTCACAGATATCACAGACCGTAAACAGGCTGAAGAAGCCCTTATCAGGAGAGAAAATGAGTTCCGTACACTGGCTGAAAATTCTCCTGATATAATTGCCCGATATGACAGACAAAAACGCTACATTTACGTTAACCCTGCTGCTGCAGAGCCTTCAGGTTACTCTCCGGAAGAAATCATGGGGAAAAACAGTATTGAACTGGGAATAGATCCTGAAACAACAAAGTTCTGGGAAGAGAGTATTGAAAACGTTTTCATAACAGGAAAACCCGAAACAATTGAATTCAATTACATGTCCCCTGAAGGAAAAGATTACTATTTTAATACACAGCTGGTTCCTGAATTTATTGATGAGAAAGTAAACTCTGTCCTTGCCATTTCCCGTGATATAACAGATAAAAAAATAGCAGAAGCTAAATTGAAAGAAACACTTGAGAATCTGGAAAGATTGGTAAGAAAAAGAACCGCAGAACTGGAAAAAGCCTATTATTCATTAAAAGAAAGCGAAAAAGGCCTTGCTGAAGCCCAGGAAATGGCCCATATAGGGAACTGGGAATGGGATATTGCAGCTAATAAAACATACTGGTCTGAAGAAATGTACCATATTTTCGGACGGGATACTAACAGGCCAGCTCCGGTTTACACTGAACACCTGAATTATATACATCCCGATGACAGGGACTATTTTGACTCCTCCACAAGGAAAGCTGGAAGTGAAAAAACTTCCAGTATTGAGTACAGGATTGTGCTGGACAGCGGGGAGGAACGTACAGTACACATGCGGGCTCAGGCAGTTTTTAATGAGGAAAATATCCCCATTAAAGTAAAAGGAACGGTTCAGGATATCACTGAGCGTAAAAAAGCCGAACAGACACTTGTAAACCTTGAGATAGCCCGTAAGAAGGAAATCCACCACAGGATAAAGAATAACCTCCAGGTCATATCATCTCTTCTGGATCTCCAGGCTGAAAATTTCAGCAGCAAGACATGCATTAAAAACTCCGATGTTCTTAATGCTTTCAGGGAAAGCCAGGACAGAATAATGTCTATTGCCCTGATTCACGAAGAACTCCATGAAGGCGGAGGAAATAACGCACTGTATTTTTCTCCTTATCTTGAAAAACTCGTTGAGAATCTTTTCCAGACATACAGCCTTGGAAATGCCAGCATCAGTTTATATACGGATCTTGAAGAGGATATATTTTTTGACATGGATACGGCTGTTCCTTTAGGGATAATTGTCAATGAACTTGTTTCCAACTCTTTAAAACACGCATTTAAAGGTAGAAGCGAAGGGGAAATTCAGATCAAACTATTTAAAGAAGGGAGTGGCGGAGAAGAAAAAACCGAAAGCGGAATGGAAAAGAATAAGAAAAGACCTGCTGGAAAGGATACAGGCACTGCAGATACAGGTTATGTACTGGTTGTCTCGGATGACGGGGCTGGAATTCCTGAAACAATAAATCTGGAAAACTCGGATTCTCTTGGTTTGCAGCTTGTAAACATCCTGGTAGACCAGCTTGAAGGGGAAATCGAGCTAAAGAGAGATAACGGTACTGAATTCATGATAAAAATCAATGTACGGCAAGGTTCTTTAAAGTCCCAGGCTGAGGAAAAAAACTCACAAAACTGA
- a CDS encoding aldehyde ferredoxin oxidoreductase family protein, which produces MLGGYAGKILDVDLETGELKDKMPDEEILRRYIGGKGLGLKLIYDEFRDDMQPFDPDNLLVFSTGPATGARVPTSGRFHVLTSKSPLTGAVGSGNSGGKWGPYLKFAGYDAIVIRGISEKPVYLTIIDGKAELVEAPEIWGMTVPAVTEELLNRAGTDPKKTSIACIGPAGENLSLISCIMNDEYRAAGRTGSGAVMGSKKLKAIVVSGNQRQKSANPEMLAEKVAESMSLIRENPVTGPKGGLHVYGTAVLVNIVNAHGAYSSRNFQQSYFPEADEQSGEKLAESYLTGTTGCWGCPIVCGRKSFVPDGPFSVKYTEGPEYETIFALGSNCGVKELDAVIKANHFCNEFGIDTISMGGTIACAMELVEKGKIPEEKLLGFNLRFGDPGAMVECVWRAAYKAGFGADLALGSRKLAEKYQAPEYAINVKGMELPAYDPRPIQGIGLEYATSNRGGDHVYGYTIPSELLGIPEKRDPYSTEGKPEWTIFMQDLGSVINSSVICLFTSFALGLPQYAGMLQAITGMELDPEKLLKIGERITNLERHMNNRYGFNSVQDALPKRLTAEPTPAGPSRGQVSHVPEMIDKYYELRGWIDGVPTEEKLKELGIA; this is translated from the coding sequence ATGTTAGGGGGCTATGCGGGAAAAATTCTAGATGTTGACCTTGAAACAGGAGAGCTTAAGGACAAAATGCCGGATGAAGAGATACTGAGGAGGTATATTGGAGGGAAAGGTCTCGGACTGAAACTCATATACGATGAGTTCAGGGATGATATGCAGCCCTTTGACCCGGATAACCTCCTTGTATTCTCAACAGGCCCTGCCACAGGAGCAAGAGTGCCAACCAGCGGGCGTTTCCATGTGCTTACGAGTAAATCTCCGCTTACAGGGGCAGTCGGGAGCGGGAACTCAGGAGGGAAATGGGGACCTTACCTGAAGTTTGCAGGTTATGACGCAATAGTTATAAGAGGCATTTCTGAGAAACCTGTTTACCTGACCATTATAGATGGGAAGGCTGAACTTGTCGAAGCTCCTGAAATCTGGGGCATGACCGTACCTGCTGTTACGGAAGAACTGCTAAACAGGGCAGGGACAGACCCGAAGAAAACTTCCATTGCGTGTATAGGGCCAGCTGGCGAGAACCTGAGCCTCATATCCTGTATTATGAACGACGAATACAGGGCAGCAGGCAGGACAGGTTCAGGGGCTGTTATGGGCAGCAAGAAATTAAAAGCCATTGTTGTTTCCGGAAACCAGAGGCAGAAATCCGCAAATCCGGAAATGCTTGCTGAAAAAGTTGCCGAATCCATGAGCCTCATCAGGGAAAACCCGGTAACAGGGCCAAAAGGAGGCCTGCATGTTTACGGGACTGCGGTCCTTGTGAACATAGTGAATGCACACGGAGCCTATTCCTCAAGAAACTTCCAGCAGAGCTATTTCCCTGAAGCCGATGAACAGAGCGGAGAAAAACTCGCTGAAAGTTATCTTACAGGGACTACAGGCTGCTGGGGCTGCCCGATTGTCTGCGGAAGAAAGTCCTTTGTTCCTGACGGCCCTTTCAGTGTAAAGTATACTGAAGGTCCTGAGTATGAGACAATTTTTGCTCTGGGCTCCAACTGCGGAGTAAAAGAGCTCGATGCTGTCATAAAAGCCAACCACTTCTGCAACGAGTTCGGGATAGATACGATTTCCATGGGAGGGACTATAGCCTGTGCCATGGAACTTGTAGAGAAAGGAAAAATTCCCGAAGAAAAATTACTGGGTTTTAACCTGAGGTTCGGGGACCCCGGAGCAATGGTTGAGTGCGTCTGGAGGGCAGCGTATAAAGCAGGTTTTGGGGCTGACCTTGCGCTTGGCTCGAGAAAGCTTGCGGAAAAGTATCAGGCTCCGGAATACGCAATAAACGTCAAAGGCATGGAACTTCCTGCCTATGACCCCCGTCCGATCCAGGGGATAGGGCTTGAATATGCAACCTCAAATCGCGGAGGAGACCACGTTTACGGCTATACCATTCCATCCGAACTCCTCGGGATTCCTGAGAAGCGTGACCCTTATTCAACGGAAGGAAAGCCGGAGTGGACCATTTTTATGCAGGATCTTGGTTCGGTGATCAACTCAAGTGTTATCTGCCTCTTTACCAGTTTTGCCCTCGGGCTTCCCCAGTATGCAGGGATGCTCCAGGCTATCACGGGCATGGAACTTGATCCCGAAAAACTGCTTAAGATAGGGGAGAGGATTACGAACCTTGAGCGCCATATGAACAACAGGTACGGCTTTAACAGCGTTCAGGACGCTCTCCCAAAGCGCCTTACAGCAGAACCCACCCCCGCCGGACCTTCCAGGGGACAGGTCTCTCATGTGCCTGAAATGATTGATAAATATTACGAACTCAGAGGCTGGATTGATGGAGTGCCCACGGAAGAAAAGTTAAAAGAACTCGGGATTGCCTGA
- a CDS encoding MoaD/ThiS family protein, producing the protein MGNNGKMKINVKFLASIREIAGAHEMQFELNSGYTVKDLLEFLELRFGAEFKEAAGKPFEDENPRLRFLVNGRDIDYLRGPGTELKEGDLVVLIPPVGGG; encoded by the coding sequence ATGGGAAACAACGGGAAAATGAAAATAAATGTGAAATTTCTTGCCTCTATCCGCGAGATAGCCGGGGCTCACGAGATGCAGTTTGAACTGAATTCAGGGTATACTGTAAAAGACCTCCTTGAATTTCTGGAACTTCGTTTTGGAGCGGAGTTTAAAGAAGCGGCGGGAAAACCCTTCGAGGACGAGAATCCCAGGTTAAGATTCCTTGTTAACGGAAGAGATATTGATTATCTCCGGGGACCCGGAACAGAATTGAAGGAAGGAGACCTTGTCGTCCTCATCCCTCCGGTTGGAGGAGGTTAA
- a CDS encoding cysteine hydrolase family protein translates to MKALIIMDMTNDFVFEKYEHEGKEYEGRLVAPLGKTIVEPIEALVKKVVNSGTVSLFRISKDHYDAFTNPELELKVAELGIDEVFMTGLVDEVCIYHNTLGFLERGFRTNVVRGCTAPFDPEKGRESLGELDACGTKMVDDIPSDIGVILLLEDEHDENSEEIKSGSWPPHSMKGTPGALTIKPIREALESRK, encoded by the coding sequence TTGAAAGCTCTGATAATTATGGACATGACAAATGACTTCGTATTCGAGAAATATGAACATGAAGGAAAAGAATACGAAGGCAGGCTTGTAGCCCCGCTGGGGAAGACGATAGTCGAGCCTATTGAAGCCCTGGTGAAAAAAGTGGTTAACAGCGGTACAGTCTCTCTTTTCAGGATTTCCAAAGACCACTACGACGCTTTTACAAACCCCGAACTTGAACTGAAGGTGGCAGAGCTTGGAATTGACGAAGTGTTCATGACAGGGCTTGTCGATGAGGTCTGCATCTACCATAACACTCTCGGATTTCTCGAAAGAGGATTTCGGACAAATGTCGTTAGAGGCTGTACCGCCCCTTTTGACCCGGAAAAGGGAAGAGAATCTCTGGGGGAACTCGATGCCTGTGGCACGAAGATGGTCGATGATATCCCTTCTGACATAGGTGTGATTCTCCTTCTCGAAGACGAACACGATGAGAACTCAGAAGAAATAAAATCCGGAAGCTGGCCTCCCCATAGTATGAAAGGAACTCCAGGAGCCCTTACAATAAAACCTATAAGAGAGGCGCTTGAGAGCAGAAAATAA
- a CDS encoding mechanosensitive ion channel family protein, whose translation MILPDINLPAILPDLNLLDNVLYTTSKSQVTPGDLIKFVIVLTFSIIFLRVIIIYLRRTLKDHVSKDVGEPILKLLYYGSLVVIFISILPLIGIDPSGLLLAGGVAGIVLGFASQNIVGNLVSGCFLMFERPIKIGDQVDVNGIAGYVTDIRIISTLIRTYDGLLVRIPNQQVFTTNITNIVGHPVRRFEYTIRIRYSDDAGAAIWLIKDLIDKEPFALLSPSPSVFVNELGDSSVNIVVRIWAPVSEWFGLKTRLLWNIKKTLEENGIEIPYPQRVLHIKSETEKKPQLAEEPNINRLEATEPVLNFEERVLN comes from the coding sequence TTGATTCTTCCTGATATTAATCTCCCTGCGATTCTTCCTGATCTCAACCTCCTTGACAATGTGCTGTACACAACCTCAAAAAGTCAGGTTACTCCCGGAGATCTTATAAAATTTGTAATCGTCCTTACATTTTCGATAATCTTTCTCAGGGTTATTATAATTTACCTGCGAAGGACTCTTAAGGACCACGTCAGCAAGGATGTGGGCGAGCCCATACTCAAACTTCTTTATTACGGTTCTCTTGTTGTTATTTTTATCTCGATACTGCCTTTGATAGGGATTGATCCCTCAGGTCTCCTGCTTGCAGGAGGAGTTGCGGGTATAGTGCTTGGTTTTGCAAGTCAGAACATTGTCGGAAACCTGGTTTCAGGCTGTTTTCTTATGTTTGAAAGGCCCATAAAAATAGGAGACCAGGTGGATGTTAACGGGATAGCCGGCTATGTCACGGATATACGCATAATCTCAACCCTGATAAGGACATATGACGGCCTTCTTGTTCGAATCCCAAATCAGCAGGTGTTCACTACAAATATTACGAATATTGTGGGGCACCCTGTAAGAAGGTTTGAATATACGATCAGGATCCGCTACAGTGATGATGCCGGTGCTGCAATATGGCTGATCAAGGATCTCATAGATAAGGAGCCCTTTGCCCTTCTGAGCCCTTCTCCATCGGTTTTTGTAAACGAGCTGGGAGACAGCTCGGTCAATATCGTGGTGAGAATCTGGGCACCCGTAAGTGAATGGTTCGGGCTGAAGACCAGGCTCCTGTGGAATATCAAAAAAACCCTTGAAGAAAACGGGATAGAAATCCCCTACCCGCAGAGGGTGCTTCATATTAAATCCGAAACTGAAAAAAAACCTCAGCTTGCTGAAGAGCCGAATATAAACAGGCTTGAAGCGACCGAGCCTGTATTGAATTTTGAAGAAAGGGTATTGAATTAA
- a CDS encoding DUF432 domain-containing protein, protein MYGYYDPPFSVEKDGISISLDKTGDRWVYRRTSGKDEVEKLVLGDRKRIIINPVEPLNTPKEITPNLLIEFEKTVLLAGGEKRQIFLTFPVEIGVFISDIGDKNPQLIDVLSLSRQKFTLYGEVSNGVVCKHWKSRLYSVSPDLNPLQEGVMELTLRNASSEWASISKAVFSAYGMKLYYDGDVFMKARMEILNRNTAETGFDMQPVNGEMKGYLVKDQKIRKEAFGVYSLRKLGFVPLKFYMGWGF, encoded by the coding sequence ATGTACGGTTACTACGACCCCCCTTTTTCCGTAGAAAAGGACGGAATTTCCATTTCTTTAGATAAAACTGGAGATAGATGGGTATACAGGAGGACTTCTGGAAAAGATGAAGTGGAAAAGCTCGTTCTTGGAGACCGGAAGCGCATTATTATAAATCCTGTAGAGCCTCTGAATACACCTAAAGAAATTACTCCGAATCTGCTGATCGAATTTGAAAAAACAGTGCTTCTTGCAGGCGGGGAGAAAAGGCAGATATTTTTGACTTTTCCGGTTGAAATAGGTGTTTTTATCTCCGACATCGGTGATAAGAACCCTCAACTTATAGATGTTCTCAGCCTGTCAAGACAGAAATTTACCCTTTACGGGGAAGTGTCCAATGGAGTTGTCTGCAAACACTGGAAAAGCAGATTATACTCGGTCTCCCCTGACCTGAATCCTCTTCAGGAAGGGGTTATGGAGCTTACCCTGAGGAATGCTTCTTCTGAATGGGCTTCAATTTCAAAAGCGGTTTTCAGTGCATACGGGATGAAACTATACTATGACGGGGACGTCTTCATGAAAGCCCGTATGGAAATCCTCAACAGGAACACGGCTGAAACAGGTTTCGATATGCAGCCCGTTAACGGAGAGATGAAAGGTTATCTTGTGAAAGACCAGAAAATCAGGAAAGAGGCTTTCGGAGTTTACAGCCTCAGGAAGCTCGGCTTTGTGCCTCTTAAGTTTTATATGGGGTGGGGATTTTGA
- the corA gene encoding magnesium/cobalt transporter CorA yields MKPSTPGRKQSNVGLAPGTLVHVGEKKAEKTVIKAWLYNSEKLIEKELQTVDECQELKGQPGMNLWINVDGLDQIGIIEKLGGYFGVHPLTLEDVLNTGQRPKMEDYDSYIYAVLKMMLLDEEREEILIDQVSIIFGTNYILSFQEREGDAFNPIRDRLKNSASRLRKNGVDLLAYSLIDAVVDNYFLILEHFGEEIEDLEEQLIVDPMPETLKAIQKYKRDMITLRRSVWPLRELINSLQRTESQLIKESTQIYLRDVYDHTIQVIDSIEAFRDILSSMVDVYLSSLSHRMNDIMKVLTIIATIFIPLTFIAGVYGMNFEYMPELKWRWGYPAVMFAMTILGISMFLYFKKRRWV; encoded by the coding sequence TTGAAACCGAGTACTCCCGGAAGAAAACAATCAAATGTCGGTCTCGCCCCCGGAACTCTCGTCCATGTCGGGGAAAAAAAGGCAGAAAAAACCGTTATTAAAGCCTGGTTATACAACAGTGAAAAACTTATCGAAAAGGAGCTTCAAACCGTAGATGAGTGTCAGGAACTTAAAGGTCAGCCCGGCATGAACCTGTGGATAAACGTAGATGGGCTGGACCAGATAGGAATTATAGAAAAACTGGGAGGTTACTTTGGGGTTCACCCTCTCACTCTTGAGGATGTATTGAACACCGGACAGCGCCCAAAAATGGAGGATTACGATTCTTATATTTATGCTGTTCTTAAAATGATGCTCCTCGATGAAGAAAGAGAAGAGATTCTTATTGACCAGGTAAGCATTATCTTTGGCACCAACTACATTCTTTCTTTTCAGGAAAGGGAAGGAGACGCTTTTAACCCCATCCGCGACAGGTTAAAAAACTCTGCCTCGCGCCTGAGAAAGAACGGAGTGGACCTTCTTGCATACAGCCTTATAGATGCTGTGGTTGATAACTATTTTTTGATCCTTGAACATTTCGGGGAAGAAATAGAGGACCTCGAAGAACAGCTTATAGTTGACCCCATGCCTGAAACCCTGAAAGCGATCCAGAAGTATAAGAGAGATATGATCACACTCCGCAGGTCAGTCTGGCCTCTCAGGGAGTTAATAAATAGCCTTCAGAGGACGGAGTCCCAGCTTATAAAGGAGAGTACGCAGATTTACCTTCGGGATGTATACGACCACACAATTCAGGTTATTGATTCCATAGAAGCCTTCAGGGATATCCTGTCTTCAATGGTAGATGTCTACCTCTCGAGCCTGAGCCATAGAATGAATGACATTATGAAAGTCCTGACGATAATCGCCACGATCTTTATCCCTCTTACTTTTATTGCAGGAGTATATGGCATGAACTTCGAATACATGCCCGAACTCAAATGGCGATGGGGTTACCCTGCAGTAATGTTTGCGATGACGATACTTGGGATAAGCATGTTTCTCTACTTTAAGAAAAGAAGGTGGGTATAA